A region of Salvia splendens isolate huo1 chromosome 17, SspV2, whole genome shotgun sequence DNA encodes the following proteins:
- the LOC121774226 gene encoding transcription factor MYB114-like yields the protein MENNTNNSKGMRKGAWNKEEDLLLRDCIRKYGEGKWHLVPLRAGLNRCRKSCRLRWLNYLRPDLNRGFFTNDEVDLIVRLHKLLGNRWSLIAGRLPGRTANDVKNFWNSHISKRPPPPPKEKAITESNIVRPRARTFSNSHPPAWSTKLIASEKIPTNNDPTRPSSSALQDDLDECMRWWGDLLEMSENGEKIRLCSPIITWRVCPSRGSAI from the exons ATGGAAAACAATACTAATAATAGTAAAGGAATGAGAAAAGGAGCTTGGAATAAAGAGGAAGATCTTCTTCTCAGAGACTGCATTCGTAAATACGGAGAAGGGAAATGGCATCTCGTCCCTCTCCGAGCTG GGTTGAACAGATGTAGGAAGAGTTGCAGGCTGAGATGGCTCAATTATCTCAGACCAGATCTTAACAGAGGCTTTTTTACGAATGATGAAGTTGATCTCATCGTCAGGCTTCATAAATTGTTAGGGAACAG ATGGTCGTTGATCGCCGGCAGACTTCCCGGACGGACTGCCAACGACGTCAAGAACTTCTGGAACAGCCACATTTCAAAGCGACCGCCGCCTCCGCCCAAAGAAAAAGCCATCACCGAGAGCAACATCGTAAGGCCTCGAGCTCGGACCTTCTCCAACTCACACCCACCGGCTTGGTCCACCAAACTAATCGCTTCCGAGAAAATTCCAACGAACAACGATCCAACGAGGCCGTCTTCATCGGCTCTGCAGGACGATCTGGACGAGTGCATGCGATGGTGGGGAGACTTGCTCGAGATGTCGGAAAATGGGGAAAAAATCCGTTTATGTTCTCCGATAATAACGTGGCGAGTTTGCCCGAGCCGGGGATCGGCAATCTAG